CGGCTCCCATCATCACGAGCGAGAAGGCGGAGAAGTGCAGTCCGCGCAGCCAGCGCCCGGTCGCCGTCGGCTGCTCGAAGGAGGCGGCGACGCGCTGCGTGCGCGGCTTCGGCATGGCCCCTCCTGCGGTTCTCGGCGGACGTGGAGGACCGGGCGTCCCCGCTGTCAATCGTAGGCGATCCGCCCTGAGCGGCGGCCGCGCGGGCGGGGTGTCGCGGGGTGCTCACTGCGCGGTCAGCATGACGACGAGCCGGACGGCGCCGACGGCGACCAGCCCGAGGCCGCCGAGCGTGAACACCAGCCCGATCGCGCGGGCGTCGCGCGGCCGGAACCGCTCCCGGGCATCCCGGTCGGCGAACAGGGCCGCCGCCCGCTCGGGCCGCCGCAGCAGGTAGGCGCCGAACACGACGAACAGCGCAGCCAGCAGCAGGAACACCCCGAGCACCAGAACCTCCCCCGAAACCCGCACCCCCGTATCCTCCCAGCTACGACGAAGGGTGAGTAGTCGCGGAAATCCGTGACGGATAACCGCGACAACTCACCCTTCGGCGGTGTACTAGCCCTGGAAGCGGGGGAAGGCGGTACGGCCGGCGTAGACGGCGGCGTCGCCGAGCTCCTCCTCGATGCGGAGGAGCTGGTTGTACTTGGCGACGCGCTCGGAGCGGGCCGGGGCGCCGGTCTTGATCTGGCCGGCGTCGGTGGCGACGGCCAGGTCGGCGATGGTGGTGTCCTCGGTCTCGCCGGAGCGGTGCGAGAGCACGGCGGTCATGCCGCTGCGCTGGGCCAGCGACACCGCGTCGAGCGTCTCGGTGAGCGTGCCGATCTGGTTGACCTTCACCAGGATGCTGTTCGCGGCCTTCGCCTTGATGCCCTGGGCGAGGCGCTTCGGGTTGGTGACGAACAGGTCGTCCCCGACGAGCTGCAGCTTGCCGCCGAGCTCGGCGTTGAGGAGGGTCCAGCCCTCCCAGTCGTCCTCGGCCAGCGGGTCCTCGATGGAGACCAGCGGGTAGTTCGCCGCGAGCTCCTGGTAGTAGGCGCTCATCTCGGCCGCGGTGCGGTCCTGGCCCTCGAAGCGGTAGACGCCGTTCTCGAAGAACTCGGTGGAGGCCACGTCGAGGCCGAGCGCGATCTGCGAGCCGACCGTGTAGCCGGCCTTCTCGATCGCCTCGGAGATGAGGTCGAGCGCCGCGCGGTTGTGCTCCAGCTCGGGGGCGAAGCCGCCCTCGTCGCCGAGGCCGGTGTTGAGGCCCTTCGACTTCAGCAGCGCCTTGAGCGAGTGGTAGGTCTCCACGCCCCAGCGCAGGCCCTCGGAGAAGGTCTCCGCGCCGATGGGGAGGATCATGAACTCCTGGATGTCCACGCCGGTGTCGGCGTGGGCGCCGCCGTTGATGATGTTCATCATCGGGACAGGGAGGACATGCGCGTTCGGGCCGCCGACGTAGCGGAACAGCGGCAGGTCGGCGGAGTCCGCCGCGGCCTTGGCGACCGCGAGGCTCACGCCGAGGATCGCGTTGGCGCCGAGGCGCTTCTTGTTGTCGGTGCCGTCGAGCTCGATCATGGCCTCGTCGACCAGGCGCTGGTCGCTGGCCTCATAGCCCTCGATCGCCGGGCCGATCTCGTCGAGCACCGCGTCGACGGCCTTCTCGACGCCCTTGCCCAGGTAGCGGTCCTTGTCGCCGTCGCGAAGCTCGTAGGCCTCGAAGGCGCCGGTGGAGGCGCCGGACGGGACGGCGGCGCGGCTGACCGTGCCGTCCTCCAGGAGCACCTCGACCTCGACGGTCGGGTTGCCGCGGGAGTCGAGAATCTCGCGAGCGCCTACTGCTTCGATCTGAGCCACAACAGTCTCCTTGATGGTTTCGTGGGTGTCGAAATCAGTCTAGTGACGTCGGGTTAACGGCTTTAACGGAGTGGCGGGATGCTTACGACAAATGGCGCGAGCGTGGTCGCCGCTCACGACAGCGGCTTGAACTCCAGCGCGGCGGCGTCCGCGGTCCCCGGGTCGACGAACGCGAACGACCGGTACCCGGCCGCCGCCGCGCGGTCCAGCACGCCCTTGAGGTTCTTCGCCCGCCGGTCGAGCCGGACCCGGCGGCCGGAGGCCACGAGCTCGGACTTGATCGCCATCAGCCGGTCGAGCGGGACGCTCGGGTCATGGACGAGCACCACGGTGTCGAGCGCCGCGTCCTCCGGCACGTCGATCAGGTCCACGACGCGCTCGAAGCCGATCGAGAACCCGCACGCCGGAACGTCGCTGCCGAGGAAGCGCCCGATCATCCCGTCGTAGCGGCCGCCGCCGCCCACCGAGCTGCCGGAGCCCGGGTGCGCGATCTCGAAGATCGTGCCGGTGTAGTAGCCCATGCCGCGCACCAGGGTGGGGTCGAACCGCAGCGCCACGCCCTCCGGGAGGGTGTCGAGGGCGTGCGCCAGCGACTCCAGGGCGGCGATGGCGTCGGTGTCCATGCCCTCTGGCAGGATGCCGGAGATCGACTCGACGGTCAGCTCGACGCCGCCCTCCGCGAGGTGCGGCTCGAGCGCCGAGAGGATACCGCCCAGCACCGCGGCGGAGTCCGCGCCGCCCTCGCTCAGCTCGGCAACGACGCCCTCCGCGCCGATCTTGTCGAGCTTGTCGATTGAGATGAGCACCTGCGGCCAGCGCGACTCCGCGAAGCCGCAGTACTCGAGCAGCCCGTTCAGGATGCGGCGGTCGTTGATCCGGATGGTGCAGCCGGTCAGGCCCAGCGCCTCCAGCGCCGCGGCGGTCGCGGTGATGAGCTCGACCTCCGCGAGCTGCGAGCCCTCGCCGATGATGTCGATGTCGCACTGCACGAACTGGCGGTAGCGGCCCTTCTGCGGCCGCTCGGCCCGCCAGACCGGGGCGATCTGGATGCTGCGGAAGACGGGAGGCAGCTCGGCCCGGTGGGTGGCGTAGAAGCGGGCCAGCGGCACGGTGAGGTCGAAGCGGAGACCGAGGTCGCAGAGCGCGAGAGTGTCCCCCGACTCGATCGCGGCGCGCAGGTCGTCGCCGCCGAGGCCGCGCTTGAGGACGCTGAAGGCGAGCTTCTCGTTGTCTCCGCCGAGGCCCGAGTGCAGGCGCGCGACGTCCTCCACGACCGGGGTCTCGATCTCGTCGAAGCCGTGCGCGGCGAAGCTCCGGCGGATCACGCCCAGCGCATGCTCGCGGCGGGCCTTCTCGGCGGGGAGGAAGTCGCGCATGCCGCGGGGCGGGGTGATCGGGGAAGCCATGCGACGATTCTTCCAGATGGAGGCCTTCGGATGCCTCGGATGCCGCCCGCCTGTGGAACCGCATCGCGGCAGAGACCGGCTTACCAACCGATGCCGCCCGCCTGTGGAACCGCATCGCGGCAGAGACCGGCTTACCGACCGATGCCGCCCGCCTGTGGAACCGCATCGCGGCAGAGACCGGCTTACCAACCGATGCCGCCCGGGGGGATCGCGGGGAGGACGGCCGGAGTCGTAGACTGCCCCCGTTGCCACCCTGATGTCGTGCCGACCCCGCGCGATGCGGTGGTGTCCCAGTGAGGACCTGGCATGAGCCGCAGTCGTCCGACCACGTCGGCTGCGTTGCCAGACACACGACAACGCGTCCGCCCAGGGCCGGGATGATTGCGCCGCCGTTCGGCGCCGTCGGACCCGATCGGCGGCCCGGGTCCCCCGGCGGGCGCGCTGCCGGCCTGCGCAGCATCCATCTGACAGAACACGCCGCGTCCGATCGTGACGAGGCGGCATGTCCTGTCAGGCAGTGTGTCCCGGGTGGTGCCTCCCCAACGGCACGACGAGCGGGGTGCCGGCGACCGGGTCGGGCGCGATGACCGACTCGACGCCGAAGACATCGCGGACGAGGCCCGCGGTGACGACCTCCGCGGGATCGCCCGACGCGACGATCGACCCCGCCCGCATCGCCACCAGGTGATCGGCGTACCGCGCGGCCAGATTGAGGTCGTGCAGGACCATGACCACCGTCGTGCCGCGCGCCGCGTTCAGGTCGAGCAGCAGGTCGAGCACGTCGAGCTGGTGGCTGATGTCGAGGAAGGTGGTCGGCTCGTCCAGCAGCAGGATGCCGGTCTGCTGGGCGAGCGCCATCGCGATCCAGACGCGCTGGCGCTGGCCGCCGGAGAGCTCGTCGATCGCGCGGTCGGACAGCTCGGCGACGCCGGTCGCGGCCATCGCCTCCTGCACGGCCGTGTCGTCCTCGGCCGTCCAGCGCCGGAACCAGCCCTGGTGCGGGTAGCGGCCGCGCGAGACGAGGTCGGCCACGGTGATCCCGTCGGGCGCGGTGGGCGTCTGCGGCAGCAGGCCGAGCCGGGTGGCGACCTCCTTGGTGGGCAGGGAGCGGATGTCCGCGCCGTCGAGCAGCACGCTGCCGGAGGCCGGGGCCAGCAGCCGGGACAGCCCGCGCAGCAGGGTGGACTTGCCGCAGGCGTTCGGCCCGACGATGGCGGTGACGCGGCCCGGTGGGAGGTCGAGGTCGAGGCCGTCGACCACGACCCGGCCATCGTAGGCCAGAGTGAGGTCGCGCGCGGCCAGGGTCTGTTCGGTCATGCTGTTGTTCACTGTCTCAGCCTCCTCGGCCGACGCGGTTGGTCCTGGTGAGCTGCCAGAGCAGGTAGGGCGCCCCGACGATCCCGGTCACGACGCCGACCGGGAACACGACGCCCGGCACGGCGAACTGGGCGACGACGTCCGACAGCACGAGCACGAGCGCGCCGACGAGGGCCGCCGGCACCAGCGCGAGCGAGCCTCGTCCCACCAGGCGGCGCGCGACGGGCGCCGCCAGCAGCGCGACGAACGCGATCGGCCCCGCGACCGACACGGCGACGGCGGCGAGCGCCACTCCGACGCCGACGCTCACGATGCGGGTGCGTTCCGGGCGCACGCCGATCCCGGCCGCCAGGTCGTCGCCCAGCCCGAGCGCGGCGAGCGGCCTCCCGACCAGCAGCGCCGCCGGGATGAGCACGATGGCGGCGACCGCCAGCACGGCCAGCGAGGTGCCGTCCACGCTGTTGAGGCTCCCGGTGATCCAGACCAGCGCCTGCTGCACGTCGCGCAGGTCGGCGCGGGTGAGGACGTAGGAGACGATCCCCGCACAGACCGCGGCGAAGCCGATCCCGACCAGGACGAAGCGGTAGCCGCTCACCCCGTTGCGCCACGCGAGCAGGTAGATCAGCACGGCGGCGACCAGGGTGCCGGCGAGGACGACGCCGGAGAGCGCGAGGCCGGTGATCCCGAACCAGACCAGGGCGATGGCGCCGGTCGCCGCCGCGCTCGTCGTGATGCCGATGATGTCGGGGCTCGCGAGCGGGTTGCGGGCGACCGACTGGAACAGCGCACCGGACAGGCCGAGGCAGGCGCCGACCAGCACCGCGGCGAGCAGCCGCGGCAGCCGGAGGTCGAGGATGACGAACGACGTGAGCCGGTCTGCGCGGCCCACCAGGGCGGCGAGCACGTCGGACGGCGCGACGCCCGCGTCCCCGAACGTGAGCGACACGGCCGAGACCAGCACGACGAGTACGGCGAGCACGAGGGACACCCGGAGCGCGCGGGCGTGCCGGTGCCTGCGGTCGAGGGCGACGCTGGACGCGGGCCGGGAGGCGGTTCCCGCGGTCTGCGCGCTCACAGCCCTATCAGCTTCCTGCGCCGCACGAGCGCGATGAACAGCGGCGCCCCGACGAACGCCATGACGATCCCGACCTGCAGCTCCCCCGGCGGCGCGACGACGCGGCCGATCACGTCGCACGCGATCAGCAGGGCGGGCGCGATGATGGCGGAGAACGCGAGGATGCGGCGGTAGTCCGCGCCGACGGCCCAGCGGGCGACGTGCGGAACAACGAGTCCGACGAACGCGATCGGGCCGACCGCCGCAGTCGCGGACCCGCAGAGCAGCACGATCGCGACGGCCGACAGCACCCGCGCGAGGCCGACCCGCTGGCCAAGGCCGCGCGCCACGTCGTCGCCCAACGCGAGACCGTTGAGCGGCCTCCCCAGGCCGAGCGCGAGCACCGCGCCGACGACCAGCGTCGGCAGCACCTGCCAGAGAACGTCGAAACCGCGCCCGGCGAGCGAGCCGACCTGCCAGAACCGCATCTGGTCGAGCGAGACCCGGCTGGTCAGCATGACCGCGGTGATGAGCGAGCCGAGCGCGGCGGAGACCGCGGCGCCTGCGAGCGCGAGCTTGACAGGCGTCGCGCCCTCCCGGCCCACCGCGGACACCGCGTAGACGAGGCCCGCGGCGAGCGCCGCCCCCGCGAACGCGAACCAGACGTACCCGGACACCGTCGTGACGCCGAGGAACGCGATCGCCACGACGACGGCCAGCGACGCGCCGAAGTTCACCCCGAGGATGCCGGGATCGGCGAGCGGGTTGCGCGACAGCCCCTGCATCACCGTGCCGGCCAGTCCCAGCGCGAGCCCGGCGGCGAGGCCGAGCAGCGTGCGCGGGAGGCGGCTGCCGACGACCACGAGGGAGTCCGGATCGCTCGCCGAGTAGTGCGTCAGCGCGTGCAGAACGTCCGCCGGCGCGATCGTCCGCGCGCCGACCATGAGGCTGAGCACGCACACCGCCAGCAGGACGACGACCGCGAGCAGGAAGCCCAGGAGGGTACGCCGGCGCCGCCGGACGTGCGCGGGGACCTCCGCAGCACGCCCGGCGGGCGCGGTGGCGACACCGGTGGGCATCGTGGGCTACTTGACCTTCGCGGCCGCGGCGGCGAGCTGCGGCACATAGCGGTCGAGCATCCACGGGATGCTGAGCACGCTGGGCGCGCTCGTGGCGGCGACGAACGACTCGCCGACGATGGGGGCGAAACGGCCCTCCTTGACGGCGGGCATCGCAGCCACCAACGGGTCGGCGGTGAACGCGTCGACCGACGACTGCTTGTCGAAGTACATGACGAGCAGGTCGGTGTCGATCTTCGACAGGTTCTCGTAGCTGAGCTGGTAGAAGAAGCTGCCGTCGCCCTTCGAGGAGTCGAGGGAGGCGATGCTCGGCGAGTCGGTCATCCCGAGGTCGTTCAGCAGCTGCACCCGCGGGTCCTCCGCGCGGTAGACGTTGAGCACGCCGGGCTGGTTGGCGGCGGCGTAGAAGAAGGTCTTGTCCTTGATCGCGGGGTACTTGTCGGCCAGCGCGGCGACGGAGGACTCGGTCTTCTTCACGAGCGCGTCCGCCTGGGAGGTCATCCCGAGCGCCGTGCCGACGATGGAGGTCTGGTCGCGCCAGCTCGTCGCCCACGGCTTCGCGGGGTACGCGACGACCGGCGCGATCTTGCTGAGCGTGTCGAACTCGGTCTGGGTGAGGCCGGAGTACGGAGCCAGGATGACGTCCGGCTTGGCCTTCACGAACTGCTCGAACGGCACCTCGCCGGAGTCGGCGTCGAGGAGCTGCGGGGTCTTCCCCTTCAGAGCTGCGATCTTCTCGGCGTCCCAGGGGAGGACGCCCTTCGCGTCGCCGCCGTAGCTGAACTTCGGCATCGCGACCGGGACGACGCCGAGGGCGAGTGCGATGTCCTGCGCGCCCCAGCCCCAGGTCGCGACGCGCTTGGGGGCCGCGTCGATCGTGGTCTTGCCGAGCGCGCTGTCGATGGTCACCGGGAAGCTGCCCGCCGAGCCCGAGGTCGCAGGTTCGTCGGCCTGTCCACCCGCCGAACAGCCGGTGAGGACGAGGGCGGCCGCGGAGGCGACGGCGGCGAACGACAGGACCAGGCGCGAGCGCGCGGAAACGGGCATGACTCTCCTCGGGAGGGTGCCGATGGCACGAAGGTGGGAAGCGTGCCGACGTGGCACGTTAGGTAAGCCTAACCTAAACCGAAGCTTCCTGCTCGCGGATCTCCCCCTGCAGCTCGCGCAGCGTCGACCGCAGGGCGCGCTCGGCGTCCAGGCCCTGCGCCTTCGCCGACGCGACGATGGCCAGCAGCAGCGGCCCCAGCTCGTCCTCGCTCTCCACCTGCACGCCGCCCGTCTCGCTCAGGTCGATCAAGCCGACCTTCTCGGCACGGCCGAGCAGCTTGTCGGCGAGCGCGAGGGAGGGCATGGCCTGCGGGATGCCGTCCAGCACGCTGGTGCGGCCCGGCTTCTCGGCCTTCTTGAGGTCGTCCCAGAACCCGACCACGTCGTCCGCGGTCTCGGCCGTGCGGTCGCCGCCGAAGACGTGCGGATGCCTGCCGACCATCTTGCGGGTCATCTGCTCGGCGACGTCCTGGATGTCGAAGTCCTCGCCCGCGGTGTGCGCGGCGATGTCCGCGTGGAACAGCACCTGGTAGAGCACGTCGCCGAGCTCCTCCAGCATCTCGTCGCGGTTCCCCGTCTCGATGGCCTCGATCAGCTCGTAGGTCTCCTCGATGAGGTACTGCACCAGCGACTCGTGCGTCTGGGCGGCGTCCCAGGGACAGCCGCCGGGAGCGCGGAGCTGCGCCATCACGGCGACGAGCTCGTCGAGTCTGGTGGGCGCCGCGTCGGTCATGGGATGCTCCTCCCGTCGGGGACACCTTCATCCTCTCACCGGAACCGATCGGTAGACTGGATCACTGGTGTGCCGGGAAGTCTGGTCGGCGAATTCGTTCCCCTGTTCCGCGCGTCCGCACGAGATTGGCCACCGATGAGCATCATCCGTTCCGAGCGCACCGCCGCCGGTCTTCTGCTGGGCGCGGCCGCGCTCGGCCTCCTGCTGGCGAACACGGCCGTCGGTCCGGCTCTGGTGGACCTCCAGCACGCCCACGTCGGCGGCAGCCTCGTGGACCTGAGCGTGGGGCACTGGATCAGCGACGGGCTGCTCGCGGTCTTCTTCTTCATCGTGGCGGTCGAGCTCAAGCACGAGCTGGTGGCGGGCGAGCTCAACTCGTTCGCGAAGGCCGTCCACCCGGCGATCGCGGCGGGGTTCGGCGTCGCCGTGCCCGCCCTGATCTACCTCGCGATCACGGCGGGCTCCGGCCTGTCCGACGGGTGGCCGATCCCGACCGCGACCGACATCGCCTTCGCGCTCGGCGTGCTCGCGGTGTTCGGGCGCGGGCTGCCGAACCGGCTGCGGGTGTTCCTGCTGGCACTGGCGGTGCTGGACGACCTGGTGGCCATCCTGATCATCGCCGTGTTCTTCACGACGAACCCGAACCTGCTGGAGCTCGGCGCCGCCGCGGTGGTCGTCGTCGCATTCGGCCTGCTCAGCCGGCTGCTGCACGGGAGGCTGCGCTGGCCCATCGGCGTGCTGATGGCGCTGCTCGCGGTGCTGACCTGGTGGCTCGTCTACGACTCCGGCGTGCACGCAACCATCGCGGGCGTCGCGCTCGGGCTGGTCATGGCGCGTGCGCCCGGCCGTCGCACCGCGCACGCGCTGGAGCCGTGGTCGAACGGGCTGATCCTCCCCCTGTTCGCGTTCTCGGCCGCGCTCGTGGTCATCCCGTCGGTGTCGCCCGCCGAGCTGTCGCCGGCGTTCTGGGGCATCCTGGTCGCGCTCCCGGTCGGCAAGCTGGTCGGGATCACGCTGGGCGGCTGGCTCGGATCGTTCACGCGGCCGAAGGCGGAGCGCTCGCGCATCCCCGTGCTCAGCCTCGTGACGGTGGGAGCGCTCGGTGGGATCGGCTTCACCGTGTCGCTGCTGATGAACGAGCTGGCCTTCGCGGGCTCGGCCACGGTGCGCGCGGAGGGCACCCTCGCGGTGCTGCTGGGCTCGGCGGTCTCGATCGTGCTCGCCGGCGTGCTCGTCACCACCCTCGCGCGCCGCAACCGCCGCCAGCACCCGCGCGAGATTCGTGCCGAATCGCGCGAATCCGCGCCGTAATCGCGACATTCGTGCCGAATCGCACGTCGCACATTCGTGACGAATCGCGCGAATCGGTGCGGCAAACGCGACATTCGTCACGAATCGCGCGGGGGCGTCAGCGCAGGAGGGCGGGGAGGGCGATGGCGGCGACGAGGAGGAGCAGGGTGACGACGCCGATGGCGATGCCGCCGGGGTGGCCGAGGTTGATCGTCACACCGACGCCGAAGCGCTTCGGGACGAAGAGTGCAGGGTCGGCGGAGTTGACGTAGATCAGGCCGCCCTTCCAGTGCCGGTCGTCGTCGCGCGGGTCGACGGCGTCGCGGGCGGCGCCGGGTGCAGTCGCCGCCCCGCCTCCGACCGGCACGGCGGCGCGGGCGGCGCGCGTCCCGCTGACGAGCCGGATGGCGTAGAGGCCGATCACGACGAAGATCACCACCAGCAGGGCCACCGTGACGATGCCGATGCCGGCGCTCGGCTCGTTCGAGCCGTCGTGCAGCCAGCCGATTACGGACAGCACGGCGAACGCGGCGGACACGACGAACGCCATCCAGCCGAGCAGCGACTGGGTCAGCTCGGCCTGCAGCGCCGCGATCCGCTCGGCGACCTCCGGCGCGTCTCCCCCGCCGCGCCGCCACGGGACGGCGCGGACCACGAACGCGATCCCCACCATCAGGGCGAGCACGCCGAACGCGATCAGGAGCGGCCCGAACACGGACGCGACCGTCTTCGCCGCGAACCGGTCCGGCTGCCCGCTCGCGTTCCAGTGCACCGCGATGGAGGCCGGGAGGCTGTCGTACAGCGCGACGCCGACCGCCCCGGCCGCCAGCAGGAGCACCAGGGCGGCCGCGAACCAGCCGAACGCCGGCCGCGACCGTGCCCCCGAGTCCGGCGTGACGCTGCCGGAGATCCGCACCGGCACGTCGTCCAGCCAGCCGCCCGCGCGCTTGGCCGCCTGGATGCTCCGGCGCGACAGCAGGTAGCCTCCGATGGAGCCGGCCAGCAGGACCAGCGTCGCGACGAGCGCCGGCGCGGCGGGACCCACCGGGATGACGAGCGCAGCCGCGACGAGCGCGACGACGTACGAGGCCACGACGACGACGCGGAAGCGCCGGATCGACGCGACCACCACCGGGTCGGCCACTCGGCTGCGCGGCACCAGCACGCCGAGCGGCAGGGTGGTGCGGCTCATCGCCGGCAGCATCAGGAGGATCGCGGCGGTCAGCGTCGTCACGGCGAAGGTGCTCAACAGGACGGCGGTCATGGGGTGTTTCCTTTCGTGTCGCCGCTGGGAGGCGCGGCGGGCCGGTCCGCGGCATCGTGCTGCTCGCGGGCCTGGTCGAACAGCCAGGCGATGGCGGACGTGCGGGACTCCAGCTCCGACCGCTCGACGCCGTGGGCGATGCCCTCGGCGATCAGAGCGCTCAGCCGCGCCGACCAGTCCGCGAGGAACCGCTCGTCGGGCGGCCCGCTGCCGGCGTCGCGCGCGATCACCGACCCGGAGCGCCGGCTGGTGCGCACGATGCCCTCGGTGCGGAGCGCGTCGTACGCCTTGACGACGGTGGCGGCGTTGATCCCGAACCGCACGGCGACCTGCCGCACGGAGACGAGCGCGTCGCCCTCGCGCAGCTCACCGCGCGCGACGGCGTCGATCACGCGATCGTGCAACTGCTGGTAGAGCGGCGTCTCCGCCGTCGGATCGAGCTCGATGCGCACGCGACGCCCTCCCGTCTGTATCGGTACCTATAGTACAGCCGATACAGCGGGAGGGCACTGCTCGCGTCAGGCGGCGGGTTCGGTGGCCGGCTCGGGGGCCGGGAACAGGGCGCCGAGCAGGGAGCCCACCCACTCGATCAGCGCGGCGTCGTCGACGGGCTCGCCGTTCACGCGCGGCAGCGGGACCATCGCGACCTTGGGCGCCGCGTGGTACTTCGACCCCGGGTACATGCGCTGCAGGCGCACCTGCAGCGAGTCCGGGAGCAGCGCCGGCGCCAGCCGCAGGTTGGATCCCATCGCCACGACCTCCCCCAGCCCGGCCTTCTGCGCCGCCCGCCGGAGGCGCGAGACGGCGATCAGGTTCAGCACCGGCTGCGGCGGCTCGCCGTAGCGGTCGGCCAGCTCCTCCAGCACCAGGTCGATCTGGCCGTCCTTGGCGGCGGGTGAGCTCGCGGTGGACAGCTTTTGGTAGGCCTCCAGCCGCAGCCGCTCGCTGTCCACGTACTCCTCGGGGATGTGCGCGTCGACCGGCAGCTCCAGGCGCAGCTCGGTCTGGCCCTCGGCGACGTCCCCGCGGAACGTGGAGACGGCCTCCCCGATCATCCGCAGGTACAGGTCGAAGCCGACGCCGGCGATGTGGCCGGACTGCTCCCCGCCGAGGAGGTTGCCCGCGCCGCGGATCTCCAGGTCCTTGAGCGCGACCTGCATGCCGCTGCCGAGGTCGTTGTTGGCTGCGATCGTCGACAGCCGGTCGTGCGCGGTCTCGCTGAGCGGCTTGTCCTCGTCCCAGAGGAAGTACGCGTAGGCGCGCTCGCGGCCACGGCCCACCCGGCCGCGGAGCTGGTGGAGTTGGCTGAGCCCGTACTTGTCGGCGCGGTCGATGATGATCGTGTTGGCGTTGGAGATGTCCAGGCCGGTCTCGATGATGGTAGTCGAGACGAGTACGTCGAACTTGCGCTCCCAGAAGTCGACCACCACCTGCTCCAGCGCGTGCTCGTTCATCCGGCCGTGCGCGACCGCGATCCGGGCCTCCGGAACGAGTTCGGCCA
This genomic stretch from Leifsonia sp. EB41 harbors:
- a CDS encoding DUF1648 domain-containing protein, with the protein product MTAVLLSTFAVTTLTAAILLMLPAMSRTTLPLGVLVPRSRVADPVVVASIRRFRVVVVASYVVALVAAALVIPVGPAAPALVATLVLLAGSIGGYLLSRRSIQAAKRAGGWLDDVPVRISGSVTPDSGARSRPAFGWFAAALVLLLAAGAVGVALYDSLPASIAVHWNASGQPDRFAAKTVASVFGPLLIAFGVLALMVGIAFVVRAVPWRRGGGDAPEVAERIAALQAELTQSLLGWMAFVVSAAFAVLSVIGWLHDGSNEPSAGIGIVTVALLVVIFVVIGLYAIRLVSGTRAARAAVPVGGGAATAPGAARDAVDPRDDDRHWKGGLIYVNSADPALFVPKRFGVGVTINLGHPGGIAIGVVTLLLLVAAIALPALLR
- a CDS encoding GntR family transcriptional regulator — its product is MRIELDPTAETPLYQQLHDRVIDAVARGELREGDALVSVRQVAVRFGINAATVVKAYDALRTEGIVRTSRRSGSVIARDAGSGPPDERFLADWSARLSALIAEGIAHGVERSELESRTSAIAWLFDQAREQHDAADRPAAPPSGDTKGNTP